The stretch of DNA AAAGCGAACGAAAACCACCTTAAACCGAAGCAGTAGGAGCCCCTAGGCCATCTAAAAGCATGTCCAACCACCGCAAAACCGAAGGCTCAAGAGTCCCGGGGGTGCGAGCGTTAAGCCAACAACGCTTAGCGTGGATATAAAACCCGAAAATCATCTCAGTCAACTCATCAGGATTAACGTCAGCGCGTAACTGCCCTGCTTGTTGTGCAGCCTCCACAACCGTCGAGACTGGACGGCGAAGCGCCCCCCGCAGGCGCGAAGGCGGCGTATCCGGGTTTTTTAGAGAGGCGGCCCGATTCATATAGATCTGCGAAACGAAGATCACGGACAGTTCTTCATTCTGTTCTGTCCAGCGAGCATCCTTGATCATAAGCGCCCTCAAAATATCCAGAGGGCTATTTCCTGAATCCAGCTCGGACGCAACAAACTCTTCAAGCTGTTCGGTCATCTCACGTCGTAGCTCGATGACCAGATCTTCTTTGGATTTGAAATGATAGTAAAAGGTACCCTTAACGACGTCAGCCGCCTGACAGATCTCATCGATGGAAGTTGCATCAAAGCCGTTGACCGAAAAGAGCTTCCCTGCCGCATCGATGATTGTCTGTCGCGTCAGAGCCTTTTTCTTTTCCCGTCTACCAAGTTGCTCTGCTACAACAGCAGTTGAAGAGTTCTCCATAATAGTTATACCGTGACCTCAGAAAGCGGCTCTAGACGCAGGCAATGATTATACCGTCAGACAGGTATTGTGTCAGTAGGACACATTTATTGGAGATAAAACCGGCGATCGGCGAAAGGTCTATGAAAGGTCGCTGAAAGGTCATTGAAAGGATCGTCCATTCGAAGCTTGAATCCGTCGTGCACCACCAATGGTGTCATCACGCCGATCGATTGTTCTGCGATGTCAGCTTGGATATCGCTCTGGATAACAGATTGGATAACAAGTTGGATAACAAGTTGGATAACAAGTTGGATAACAAGTTGGATAACAAGTTGGACAACAACCTGGGCAACAAGTTTGGATATCAATCCGTACAACAGATTGAATATCAATATGGATATCAATTTGGATATCAATCTAGATATCAATCTAGATTGGGACAGCGAAACCAAGACGCCGTTTTAGACGCCAACTCCGAAACAACGAAGCGAGAACTCCTATTACCGATTGGCGACAATCACTGCGTTACAGCCTTTGTCTTTTGCTGTAATAAGCGCTTCGCAGGCTGCTTCCAACAAGCCCTGTGGCTCGTTGCTGTGAGCCGGATAACTGGCAACAGCAAGAGTCGCGGTGACTTTGATCGGCTTTTTCGTCTTAGGATCTTCAATTTCCAGCATCGAAACCCTGCGTCGGACACGCTCTGCAACAACAGCTGCACCTTCGGCGTCAGTCTCGTGCAATACGGTCACTAGTTCCTCACCGCCCCATCGAGCAGGCATGTCGATTTCACGCACAGAACTCTTGAGAATTTTTGCCACCTCGATCAACACGAGGTCACCAACTTCATGACCGTATCGCAAGTTGATATCGCGCAGATGATCGATATCGATCAACATCAGGGACAGCGAATATCCAAGTCTCAAAGCGCGCTTGAGAGAATGAGTCAGGTGTTCTTTGAAGATATGACGATTTGGTAGGTCCGTGAGAACGTCTGTTCCCATCAATTCTTGCAATCGAGCTTCCGAATTGGACAGCTGATGGCGAAGGCGGTCGATTTCACGATCTTTTTCTCGAAGCGCCCGTTCGAGCATTGTATTTTGAGTCTGTAGTTTTCGAATATTTCCTTCGCCCTGGCGATGGCGTGTCTGACCATGAAAGTTCTGCAGCATTTGTGTGAACTGAGCCTTCATTTATCTCCCCCATTGCCGCCAGTGGTGGCGACTTTTCCGCACGATTTCTATAAGCCGACTATCATTAACGAATCGCTATCCAGCAAATATCTTATTCAGACTTAAGGACTGGAGCATTCTTCTAGAAACGTGCTGGCAAGCCAGCTATCCTTCAATTTATAGACGACAGATATATCGTTTTCACTCGAAAGATCTTATGATCGACGGGTTTATATTAGCTCAAATTAGGATTTAAGACCAGAAAGCAGTGGGGGAAACCGCAAGGTTTAATTTATCGGGACGCGATTTAACTCTTTCTGATTAGCACGGTCTAATAAGACAAGCCAGTATTTATGCCGCTTTCCGTCGACGTTAAAAGCTACGACGGCGTTTCCGGAACTGTTCGGTTTGACTTTTTTCGTTACGAAACTTGTGCCTCCATTGTGCAAAGGATCCGGGTAATAGACCTCGTCACGGTCTGATACGACGGCTAGATTCGAGAAACCGTATTCGTGAGCAGTGCCATTTTTCAACGTCACATCAACGGTGAGCATCTTGGAGCGATTGTCACCCCATGGGTCTTTCGAGAAGGCAAGCTTGTTTATCTGCACTTCAAAATTTTCCAGGTGCGCAACTGGTTTTGCTGATGGAATCAGATCGGCATTGAATCCTGGCAGAGTGATAGGCTGATTGACGACCAGTTTCATCTCTTCGCCTGGAACGATGGCGGAAATAGAACCTTTTCTCTTCGCCGCACCAATCAGTCCGATAGTGGCACCAATGCCGGCACCAACTCCGACTGAAATTCCGTGTGTGGCGATAGCAGTACCGATGCCACCAAATTGCACCGCCATAATCGCT from Candidatus Melainabacteria bacterium encodes:
- a CDS encoding GGDEF domain-containing protein; translation: MKAQFTQMLQNFHGQTRHRQGEGNIRKLQTQNTMLERALREKDREIDRLRHQLSNSEARLQELMGTDVLTDLPNRHIFKEHLTHSLKRALRLGYSLSLMLIDIDHLRDINLRYGHEVGDLVLIEVAKILKSSVREIDMPARWGGEELVTVLHETDAEGAAVVAERVRRRVSMLEIEDPKTKKPIKVTATLAVASYPAHSNEPQGLLEAACEALITAKDKGCNAVIVANR
- a CDS encoding TetR/AcrR family transcriptional regulator, translating into MENSSTAVVAEQLGRREKKKALTRQTIIDAAGKLFSVNGFDATSIDEICQAADVVKGTFYYHFKSKEDLVIELRREMTEQLEEFVASELDSGNSPLDILRALMIKDARWTEQNEELSVIFVSQIYMNRAASLKNPDTPPSRLRGALRRPVSTVVEAAQQAGQLRADVNPDELTEMIFGFYIHAKRCWLNARTPGTLEPSVLRWLDMLLDGLGAPTASV